Proteins from one Belonocnema kinseyi isolate 2016_QV_RU_SX_M_011 chromosome 8, B_treatae_v1, whole genome shotgun sequence genomic window:
- the LOC117178690 gene encoding uncharacterized protein LOC117178690: MEYNSSSSNLSSVFEDSTKAGIPEKRLKKTEKRERTYSFSNEWESEIFQIGIDKETCYCLLFGKRISINQKRNLKRHFDTCHADVDHSHPLGSALRAEKLQQLKAEYSQRCGKVKNEDIVSTNPHDCTLASFDISFQIAKAMKPFTDGDFIKNIIIQAASRWFPDEDNRRDFVNIVQNTHLYPATVTRRVNAMADNVHEQLNIDLKKCVCFSLQLDESTDSLILLS, translated from the coding sequence ATGGAGTACAATAGTTCCAGTTCTAATTTATCCTCAGTTTTTGAAGATAGTACCAAGGCGGGAATTCCGGAAAAACGATTAAAGAAGACTGAGAAACGTGAAAGAACTTATAGTTTTTCAAACGAGTGGGAAAGTGAGATATTTCAGATTGGAATAGATAAAGAAACGTGTTACTGCctgctttttggaaaaaggatttCGATTAATCAGAAGCGAAATCTAAAAAGGCATTTTGATACCTGCCATGCTGATGTTGATCATTCGCATCCTTTGGGAAGTGCACTGCGCGCAGAAAAGTTACAACAACTGAAAGCTGAATATTCTCAACGCTGTGGGAAGGTAAAAAATGAAGATATTGTGAGTACTAATCCTCATGATTGTACTTTAGCGTCGTTTGATATTTCCTTCCAAATTGCGAAAGCTATGAAACCTTTCACAGACggtgatttcattaaaaatatcattattcaaGCAGCTTCTAGGTGGTTTCCAGATGAGGATAACCGAAGAGATTTTGTGAACATTGTGCAAAACACGCATCTTTATCCTGCTACAGTCACGAGAAGAGTGAATGCTATGGCAGATAATGTTCACGAACAGCTTAATATTGACctcaaaaaatgtgtttgtttttCACTTCAGTTAGACGAATCGACAGATAGTCTGATACTGCTCAGTTAG
- the LOC117178691 gene encoding general transcription factor II-I repeat domain-containing protein 2-like → MIRFVLENGSVQEELLDLIPLTGKTTGLDAYLSLKNSILAHEVPLEKLVAVTTDGAPSMTGKITGFSGQYLRDPDFPRFLSFHCIIHQEVLCAKTLNIKTVFEVVKKVINSIRARALQHRLFKLLLENASAEFADFLLLYEVRWLSASEVVFRFFKLLPEIIAFLESHGEHCEELYDSAWILDLAFLVDVLKEMNILNKTLQSQHVAVWTCLQWINQFQKKIDRWISIIQRRAFTEEELKNFQHAMEQQSIMLSPEVEHRFLQILKELKKDFEKRFQDFDIVKLIYNYLTNPLMDLEVPYMEELCAQMSKLFQIDENKAVNEMIRLSTALWTGSRCEDFWRHLEFSEYPNLITVFHRILSINGTTCRCESMFSLMNNIKYKTRSSIDDGNLNDVMQLAVTTYTLDIEALAQKMRSYTRMH, encoded by the coding sequence ATGATTCGCTTCGTACTTGAAAATGGCAGTGTTCAGGAAGAGCTGCTAGATCTCATTCCATTAACGGGAAAAACAACTGGATTAGATGCTTATCTTTCGCTGAAAAATTCAATCCTAGCACACGAAGTGCCACTGGAGAAACTGGTCGCGGTAACGACAGACGGTGCTCCGTCAATGACAGGAAAAATTACAGGATTCAGTGGACAATATTTACGTGACCCAGATTTTCCACGTTTTTTATCTTTCCATTGCATAATACACCAAGAAGTATTATGCgcgaaaactttaaatataaaaaccgtATTTGAAGTAgtgaaaaaagtgataaattcaATTCGCGCGCGTGCATTACAGCACCGACTGTTTAAGCTTTTGCTTGAGAATGCTTCAGCCGAATTCGCGGACTTCTTGTTACTGTACGAAGTAAGGTGGTTGAGTGCTAGTGAAGTTGTGTTTAGATTCTTTAAACTTCTTCCAGAAATAATAGCGTTTCTAGAATCTCACGGCGAACACTGCGAGGAGTTGTACGATTCAGCATGGATCTTAGACTTGGCATTTCTTGtagatgttttaaaagaaatgaacATCTTGAATAAAACGTTGCAATCGCAGCATGTTGCAGTGTGGACTTGTCTACAATGGATTAACCAATTCCAAAAGAAAATTGATAGGTGGATTAGCATTATCCAACGCAGGGCATTCACCGAagaagagttaaaaaattttcaacatgccATGGAACAGCAAAGCATAATGCTATCTCCTGAAGTTGAACATCGATTTCTTcaaattctaaaagaattaaaaaaagattttgaaaaaaggtttcaGGATTTTGACATTGTCAAGCTCATTTACAATTATTTGACGAACCCGCTAATGGACTTGGAAGTTCCGTATATGGAAGAATTGTGTGCTCAAATGTCGAAGCTCTTTCAGATCGATGAGAACAAAGCGGTCAACGAGATGATTCGCTTATCTACTGCTTTGTGGACTGGATCGAGATGTGAAGATTTTTGGAGGCACCTGGAATTTTCGGAATATCCAAATCTGATCACCGTCTTCCACAGAATATTATCTATAAATGGAACTACGTGCCGTTGCGAATCCATGTTTTCTTTAATGAACAACATAAAATATAAGACCAGATCAAGCATTGATGATGGAAATTTGAATGATGTAATGCAGCTTGCAGTGACAACATACACTCTTGACATCGAGGCACTTGCGCAAAAAATGCGTTCTTATACCAGGATGCACTGA